The Streptomyces sp. Alt3 genome has a segment encoding these proteins:
- a CDS encoding DUF6480 family protein: MAISLTPPGETPPAEGCISEAHVERPDGGIWEHPAFWAGLVLLGSVVVAGYFIARIFGFT; the protein is encoded by the coding sequence ATGGCTATTTCACTCACGCCCCCCGGGGAGACACCTCCGGCGGAGGGCTGCATAAGCGAAGCACATGTCGAGCGCCCCGACGGCGGGATCTGGGAGCACCCGGCCTTCTGGGCCGGCCTGGTGCTGCTGGGCTCCGTCGTCGTCGCGGGGTACTTCATCGCCCGGATCTTCGGATTCACATGA
- a CDS encoding endonuclease encodes MSGRRTLDALLERHGTTFAAEAGVRLRDTPQPLYQLLVLSHLLSARIRAQIAVAAARALFSHGLRTPRRMADATWQERVDALGEGGYRRYDERTATQLGDGALLLLDAYGGDLRRLRREADGDSDVLRSGLRRFPGIGPAGADIFLREVQTVWPETAPYLDKKALQGAERLGLPTAPAALTRLAKDEDPAVLAAALVRGALDKG; translated from the coding sequence ATGAGTGGTCGCCGGACCCTGGACGCTCTGCTGGAGCGGCACGGCACCACGTTTGCGGCCGAGGCGGGTGTCCGGTTGCGCGATACCCCCCAGCCCTTGTACCAGTTGCTTGTCCTCAGTCACCTGTTGAGCGCTCGGATACGCGCGCAGATCGCGGTGGCCGCCGCGCGGGCGCTGTTCTCGCACGGGCTGCGCACACCTCGCCGTATGGCCGACGCGACGTGGCAGGAGCGGGTCGACGCGCTGGGCGAGGGCGGCTACCGGCGGTATGACGAACGGACTGCGACGCAGTTGGGGGACGGCGCCCTGCTTCTGCTCGACGCGTACGGCGGGGACCTCAGGCGTCTGCGCCGGGAGGCCGACGGCGACTCGGACGTTCTCCGCTCCGGGCTTCGCCGTTTTCCCGGGATCGGGCCGGCGGGCGCCGACATCTTCCTGCGTGAGGTGCAGACGGTGTGGCCGGAGACTGCGCCCTACCTCGACAAGAAGGCGCTGCAGGGAGCGGAACGGCTCGGGCTGCCCACCGCGCCGGCCGCGCTCACCCGGCTGGCGAAGGACGAGGACCCGGCCGTGCTCGCCGCGGCGCTGGTACGAGGCGCGCTGGACAAGGGCTGA